In the Gossypium arboreum isolate Shixiya-1 chromosome 10, ASM2569848v2, whole genome shotgun sequence genome, one interval contains:
- the LOC108476643 gene encoding BI1-like protein, whose translation MYRYERVSSTSVSKADKVDLESGDTLYPGLSYGENQLRWGFIRKVYGIVAAQLVLTTVVSAFVVFSAPVNELLRGNSGILLFLCLVPFILLWPLHVYHQKHPVNLIILGLFTVSLSLTVGVSCANTDGRIVLEALILTACVVASLTGYTFWASKKGKDFSFLGPILFTSLIILILSGLIQMFFPLGSTSTAVYGGISALIFCGYIVYDTDNLIKCFTYDDYILASATLYLDILNLFISILRVLRSGDN comes from the exons atgtacaGATACGAGCGTGTGAGCAGCACGAGTGTCAGTAAGGCGGATAAGGTAGATCTAGAGTCAGGAGACACTCTGTACCCGGGACTCAGCTACGGTGAGAACCAGCTCCGATGGGGCTTTATCCGAAAGGTTTACGGCATCGTTGCGGCACAGCTAGTGTTAACCACCGTGGTCTCCGCCTTTGTGGTGTTCTCGGCTCCGGTCAACGAGCTCCTCCGTGGAAACTCTGGcatcttgctcttcctctgtttAGTCCCTTTCATCT TGTTGTGGCCCTTGCACGTCTATCACCAAAAACACCCCGTAAATCTGATCATCCTCGGCCTCTTCACCGTGTCTCTGAGTCTCACAGTTGGTGTGAGCTGCGCCAACACTGACG GAAGAATTGTGCTTGAAGCACTAATTTTGACAGCATGTGTGGTTGCATCTCTTACTGGCTACACTTTCTGGGCATCTAAGAAGGGCAAGGACTTCAGCTTTCTTGGGCCAATTTTGTTCACCAGCCTTATTATTCTCATCTTAAGTGGTCTAATCCAG ATGTTCTTCCCACTTGGCTCAACGTCGACTGCTGTCTATGGCGGCATTAGTGCCTTGATTTTCTGTGGATACATAGTCTATGACACCGACAACCTGATCAAGTGCTTCACATACGATGATTACATATTGGCCTCTGCCACTCTCTATTTGGACATCTTGAACTTGTTCATTTCCATTTTGCGGGTGCTGAGATCAGGCGACAACTAG